The Emys orbicularis isolate rEmyOrb1 chromosome 21, rEmyOrb1.hap1, whole genome shotgun sequence genome has a segment encoding these proteins:
- the PRX gene encoding periaxin — translation METQTRVMEEEAKTSELVEIILETEARAGASGISVAGGGKEGLFVSDVLRESPAAKALSLKEGDQLLSARVYFENVRYEDALRILKCAEPYKVSFCLKRTVPRSDVPGSPAAGGLAVKGPQAKMAKLNIKSLVPTRKQKGKGLAKAPEEEVALMGSAELSAGKLDVAPVDVEFSLPKFAKLRKAKSAAETGAAGPSPDVSVERSSSHPKGRRLKFPRLKVKEAAGAQALAVAGTLEGEAGAQGKAPQFAAPFPKVKKPKQDAGLAEVELKDQVKFKAPQVELDIPIPDLKAPKVAAGVETPEISGKGEALRIKLPKFGVSTRPVEGEIEVEGLEGKLKVPKVQVPRVGISLPMADREVKGPEEELRAGNKLPSVEIAAPKVEVDLSLPKVEGALEAPDISAKGEGVKIKMPKFGISAGEVEGALKTPAIPAPKLSTSLPSDRGEAEGPAGRYKAGMKLPSLNIGVRQVDVEIPLPRGKADTEWEPEPAEAKLELPDVTVKIPKISLPTHGGKAKEEEVERELKVPQVEVKVGKAEGESPELKAKGPKIKMPSFGISLREHKPDVDTKAKEPAAEGKMKFPAVKMPSIDISVPKAADVQLPKAKMEPAGLAGEGRVKAPDGDGAEGPEFKFKMPQVSLPKFDLSGMAGKAESKAHVPSPKGPQPEANTGGLEIATGKISVPTLDISVLGIKPVDVELPEASLRKPKLEIAVEKPKIEVRLPSGKADGRRLESEVETAQARLSFPSVKMPSLDIDMPKVGVDLDLPKAEPGFEGELRAVAGLKERDLQLQKSQEPLPNFGAVCKDLEVEIDVPAPKAKADRLTPRAEVELQGAALEGPDLSGMVAKLPKVDISFGKEKLEGEELDRAGPEGKGKADMKFPKVGLELKSPEVKPGSLEATVKLPSVEISTPKLPDVAIAAPLGGTAAVDISGKLPETDTKLKSPKFSFPKFGISGPKVKKGGLEAVTLQAELEVETLEASAKGPKLKMPKFGLSFSRSKQGADLDGPRLSAEGEGKAPKGKVEISGPHIGMDSPEAKMKLPSVKLPMVDISSPRVDVDIDLPKGKGDVSGQEVTQAGETSPNISMEIPDIKLKMPKFSLPKFGGQGREEQLELEQEMLKGEVKGSIEALSGELDGKAKGKEAKMKMPRFKMPSFGIARKDVEVSGPSVTAPEIDVKGKKGKATAKEPNVAAGSPEEKLKGPFMKMPKLTISSHKADLKVEADVRGSKGESYIQGPDIEIKMPQVELPKFGTKEEKANVEMSERPESPGTKLKVGTVKMPSLEISAPDPVPSLQISVPGVRAEGEPSMGKPVMDVSEADIKGYEGNLKIPKAPSIGISAPKLDLDISLPKASVEMLDQQEAGLKIEANAAFEKADTKIKMPKVELPKYGLEGPSLKDQKVTLEMERGKYAADATEGSLLGSKIRVPKLDISLPKARLSDIEVPLTEGEITIEALEEAEGKFKLPSVGLPKFSTPKVKAPEVGFDVGLSRDRDFALDTSGLHGKVPKVEVSGPKIKLPKFGGASSDDQWEADIDSSKTPKVELNPPKFRGSLETPGSEVGVKEAKLKMPSVPIGFTVGKGEGESSPRTEDSETDGYDSKFKLKMPSFGISKVSTEAKGNESRMDTQPLCPTAEGMDFSFKMPQLAIPDVGFSAGPGEAPALERGKAEMGGDARVRVEKLAGAEDLERDVGGLEVRLKMPKIKMSPFGISGSKGDEGNMTASLHSHKGSDSEQMGGKKSLFKMPDLEISAPSIKAHAEYEVEGAQLHHSGSKELPRTSAAGIQGEKDRSVKAPGGKGDTSEAEAGKKYKMKLPKFGIALPKATQEGGDGNLSRGESKAQEAETKVKKAVFVLVKPKGKGAEASSGLLEGDGEAAAGSWEGDGDGKAKGPTIKLKPNFGLSLSKSKAGVEVNGELEPSAKEEGELEKGSKLKLPKLGFSKTEVADLGTSGKGSASQLNRGEAGELSLQNGSQDSKAKLGKIKLPQVEFSSPYKATEMDPEMNLKLVRAEEAKNEAHVSTFMALKAAKFKSPKITFSGFKKKEGEQAGNVVSSAARTEMALLEKGERDQDAKPETSKISLGFTSKSKGEYNVERGELDGREKSPKFKFPKLAFSPKTRGVLEVTSEQQERGGSSQGEGEKGPGALEGFKIRTPKLGFSTQMEEQIPEEGGGQVKPIKGEVMVGKSSPI, via the exons aaCATAAAGAGCCTGGTGCCCACGAGAAAGCAGAAGGGGAAGGGCCTGGCGAAGGCCCCGGAGGAGGAGGTGGCCCTGATGGGCAGCGCGGAGCTGTCGGCGGGGAAGCTGGACGTGGCCCCTGTGGATGTGGAATTCTCCTTGCCCAAGTTCGCCAAGCTAAGGAAGGCGAAGAGTGCGGCCGAGACGGGAGCGGCCGGGCCCAGCCCAGACGTCTCTGTCGAGCGCTCCTCTTCGCACCCCAAGGGAAGGAGGCTCAAGTTTCCCAGGCTGAAGGTGAAGGAGGCGGCAGGCGCGCAGGCGCTGGCTGTGGCGGGGACgctggaaggggaggcaggtgccCAGGGGAAGGCCCCCCAGTTCGCAGCCCCATTCCCCAAGGTGAAAAAGCCCAAGCAGGATGCTGGGCTTGCGGAGGTCGAACTCAAGGACCAAGTCAAGTTCAAGGCCCCCCAGGTTGAACTGGACATTCCCATCCCTGATCTCAAAGCCCCCAAAGTGGCGGCTGGCGTGGAGACTCCGGAGATCTCGGGCAAAGGGGAAGCCTTGCGGATCAAGCTGCCGAAGTTTGGGGTGTCCACCAGGCCTGTGGAGGGGGAAATCGAGGTAGAGGGACTGGAGGGGAAGCTGAAGGTGCCCAAAGTCCAAGTGCCCCGGGTTGGGATTTCCCTGCCAATGGCAGACAGGGAAGTAAAAGGGCCAGAGGAAGAGCTCAGAGCTGGCAACAAACTCCCCTCGGTGGAAATAGCAGCCCCCAAAGTAGAGGTGGATTTGAGCCTTCCCAAAGTGGAAGGAGCCCTGGAAGCACCAGACATCAGCGCCAAAGGGGAGGGCGTGAAAATCAAAATGCCCAAGTTTGGCATCTCTGCAGGGGAAGTGGAAGGCGCACTGAAAACGCCCGCCATCCCGGCCCCCAAGCTCAGCACCTCTCTTCCCAGCGACAGAGGGGAGGCCGAGGGGCCAGCCGGGAGGTACAAAGCCGGCATGAAGCTCCCCTCCCTTAACATAGGGGTGCGGCAGGTGGACGTTGAGATCCCCCTTCCCAGGGGGAAGGCAGACACAGAATGGGAACCGGAGCCTGCCGAAGCCAAGCTGGAGCTCCCTGACGTGACTGTGAAGATCCCCAAGATCAGCCTGCCCACGcatgggggcaaagccaaagaaGAGGAGGTGGAGAGGGAGCTCAAGGTGCCCCAGGTGGAAGTGAAAgtggggaaggcagagggggagaGCCCTGAGTTGAAGGCAAAAGGTCCCAAGATTAAGATGCCGAGCTTTGGGATCTCCCTGCGGGAACACAAGCCCGATGTAGACACCAAAGCGAAAGAGCCTGCCGCCGAAGGGAAGATGAAATTCCCTGCGGTGAAGATGCCCTCCATCGACATCTCTGTCCCCAAAGCTGCCGACGTGCAACTGCCCAAAGCGAAGATGGAACCGGCTGGGCTAGCCGGTGAGGGAAGGGTGAAAGCCCCTGATGGGGACGGTGCCGAGGGTCCCGAGTTCAAATTCAAAATGCCACAGGTGTCGCTTCCAAAATTCGACCTCTCTGGCATGGCCGGGAAAGCCGAGAGCAAGGCCCACGTGCCTTCGCCCAAAGGCCCGCAGCCGGAGGCCAACACCGGGGGCCTGGAGATCGCGACTGGGAAGATAAGCGTGCCCACGCTGGATATCTCTGTGCTGGGGATTAAGCCGGTTGATGTGGAGCTGCCGGAGGCCTCTTTGCGAAAGCCCAAGCTCGAGATAGCCGTCGAGAAGCCGAAGATTGAGGTGAGGCTGCCCTCAGGGAAAGCTGATGGGAGGAGGCTGGAGTCTGAGGTGGAAACGGCCCAAGCCAGGCTGAGTTTCCCGTCGGTGAAGATGCCGTCGCTGGACATCGACATGCCCAAGGTAGGCGTTGATCTGGATCTGCCAAAGGCAGAGCCTGGCTTcgagggggagctcagggcagtggcAGGCCTGAAGGAACGTGACCTCCAGCTGCAAAAGTCCCAGGAGCCTCTCCCGAATTTCGGGGCTGTCTGCAAGGACTTGGAGGTGGAGATCGATGTGCCAGCTCCCAAGGCCAAGGCTGACCGCCTCACACCACGAGCAGAGGTTGAGCTCCAGGGTGCAGCCTTGGAAGGCCCGGATCTAAGTGGGATGGTGGCGAAGCTCCCCAAGGTGGACATTTCGTTTGGGAAAGAGAAGCTGGAGGGTGAGGAACTGGACAGAGCGGGACCAGAAGGGAAGGGCAAAGCAGATATGAAGTTCCCAAAGGTCGGACTAGAACTCAAAAGCCCCGAAGTGAAGCCCGGGAGCCTGGAGGCCACCGTGAAGCTGCCCTCCGTTGAAATTTCAACGCCTAAGCTCCCTGACGTGGCCATCGCGGCCCCGCTGGGGGGAACAGCTGCTGTTGACATCAGCGGAAAACTGCCGGAGACCGATACCAAGCTGAAATCACCCAAGTTCTCTTTCCCCAAGTTTGGCATCTCTGGCCCGAAGGTTAAGAAAGGAGGCCTGGAGGCTGTGACACTGCAAGCTGAGCTGGAGGTGGAAACCCTGGAAGCAAGCGCCAAAGGGCCTAAGCTGAAGATGCCAAAATTTGGGCTCTCGTTCTCCAGGTCGAAGCAGGGGGCTGACCTGGACGGGCCCAGGCTCTCtgcggagggagaggggaaggctcCCAAGGGGAAGGTGGAGATCTCAGGGCCTCACATCGGTATGGACTCCCCCGAAGCCAAAATGAAGCTGCCTTCAGTGAAACTTCCCATGGTTGacatctccagccccagagtgGATGTGGacattgacttgcccaagggaaaGGGGGACGTCTCGGGCCAAGAGGTCACACAGGCTGGGGAAACATCGCCTAACATCAGCATGGAGATCCCAGACATTAAACTGAAGATGCCCAAATTTTCACTGCCAAAATttgggggccagggcagggaggagCAGCTGGAACTGGAGCAAGAGATGCTCAAGGGGGAAGTGAAAGGGAGCATCGAGGCCTTGTCCGGAGAGCTAGACGGGAAAGCAAAGGGCAAGGAGGCCAAGATGAAGATGCCCAGGTTCAAAATGCCATCATTTGGCATTGCCAGGAAGGATGTAGAGGTGTCTGGGCCCAGTGTGACAGCTCCTGAGATAGACGTGAAAGGCAAGAAAGGGAAAGCAACTGCCAAAGAGCCCAACgtggctgctgggagcccagaggAGAAGCTAAAAGGCCCCTTCATGAAGATGCCAAAACTGACGATCTCTTCTCACAAGGCTGACCTGAAAGTAGAAGCCGACGTGAGAGGCTCCAAAGGTGAAAGTTACATCCAAGGCCCCGACATAGAAATTAAAATGCCCCAGGTCGAGCTGCCAAAGTTTGGAACCAAAGAGGAGAAAGCCAACGTGGAGATGTCTGAGAGACCGGAAAGCCCTGGCACCAAGCTAAAAGTGGGCACGGTTAAGATGCCATCACTAGAGATCTCCGCGCCCGACCCAGTTCCTTCATTGCAAATCTCCGTTCCTGGTGTAAGAGCGGAAGGCGAGCCATCGATGGGAAAGCCGGTCATGGACGTCTCCGAGGCTGATATCAAGGGCTATGAAGGAAACTTGAAAATCCCCAAGGCGCCTTCCATTGGCATCTCTGCGCCAAAGCTAGACTTGGATATCAGCTTGCCGAAAGCCAGTGTGGAGATGCTGGAccagcaggaggctgggctgaaAATAGAGGCCAATGCCGCCTTTGAGAAAGCAGACACCAAAATTAAGATGCCCAAGGTGGAGCTGCCCAAATATGGGCTGGAGG GGCCGTCCCTAAAGGACCAGAAAGTAACCCTGGAGATGGAAAGGGGCAAATATGCAGCTGATGCTACCGAAGGCTCCCTGCTGGGTTCCAAGATCCGGGTGCCCAAACTGGATATTTCCTTGCCCAAAGCCCGGCTGTCAGACATAGAGGTACCTCTGACCGAGGGGGAGATCACCATCGAGGCACTGGAGGAAGCCGAGGGGAAATTTAAGCTGCCGTCGGTTGGGCTACCAAAATTTTCTACCCCGAAGGTGAAAGCTCCAGAGGTGGGATTTGATGTTGGCTTAAGCAGAGATCGAGACTTTGCTCTGGACACGTCTGGGCTGCATGGGAAGGTGCCCAAAGTCGAAGTGAGTGGCCCAAAGATTAAGTTGCCTAAATTCGGGGGAGCTAGTTCTGATGACCAATGGGAGGCAGATATAGACTCATCCAAGACCCCCAAGGTGGAGCTTAACCCCCCCAAATTCCGGGGGAGCCTCGAGACCCCAGGCAGCGAAGTGGGGGTGAAAGAGGCCAAGCTCAAAATGCCGTCGGTTCCCATCGGCTTCACTGTgggcaagggagagggggagagttcCCCCAGGACAGAGGACTCTGAGACGGACGGTTACGACAGCAAGTTCAAACTGAAGATGCCCTCGTTCGGGATTTCCAAAGTTAGCACAGAGGCCAAGGGGAACGAGTCCCGGATGGAcacccagcccctctgccccacagcagAGGGAATGGACTTCTCCTTTAAAATGCCTCAGCTTGCCATTCCGGACGTGGGGTTCTCGGCAGGCCCAGGGGAAGCTCCAGCTTTGGAGCGGGGGAAAGCCGAGATGGGAGGAGACGCCAGGGTCAGGGTCGAGAAACTGGCAGGTGCTGAAGATCTGGAGCGGGACGTGGGAGGGTTAGAGGTCAGGCTCAAGATGCCCAAAATCAAGATGTCACCATTCGGGATTTCAGGATCCAAAGGGGACGAGGGGAATATGACGGCAtctctccacagccacaagggttCAGACAGTGAACAGATGGGGGGGAAGAAATCCTTGTTCAAAATGCCGGACCTGGAGATCTCTGCCCCAAGTATTAAGGCGCATGCAGAGTATGAAGTTGAGGGGGCTCAGCTTCACCACAGTGGCTCCAAAGAGCTGCCGAGAACCAGTGCCGCTGGCATCCAAGGTGAGAAGGATCGTAGCGTCAAGGCTCCgggagggaagggggacactTCTGAAGCCGAGGCAGGGAAGAAGTATAAAATGAAGCTGCCCAAGTTTGGGATCGCCCTGCCCAAAGCCACCCAGGAAGGAGGAGACGGGAACCTTTCTAGGGGGGAAAGCAAGGCCCAGGAGGCTGAAACCAAGGTGAAGAAGGCGGTATTTGTGCTGGTGAAGCCCAAGGGGAAGGGGGCGGAAGCATCCTCTGGGCTCTTGGAAGGAGATGGCGAAgctgctgctggctcctgggaaggggatggggacGGCAAGGCAAAGGGGCCTACAATAAAGCTGAAGCCCAACTTTGGGCTCTCCCTCTCCAAATCCAAAGCTGGGGTGGAAGTCAACGGGGAGCTAGAGCCCTCGGCCAAGGAGGAAGGGGAGCTGGAGAAAGGCTCCAAGTTGAAGCTGCCCAAGCTGGGCTTCTCCAAGACTGAGGTTGCGGACCTGGGCACCAGCGGGAAGGGATCAGCATCTCAGCTCAACAGGGGGGAGGCGGGAGAACTTTCTCTGCAGAATGGCTCCCAGGACAGCAAGGCGAAGCTAGGCAAGATCAAGCTGCCCCAGGTTGAATTCTCCTCCCCGTATAAGGCGACGGAGATGGACCCCGAAATGAACCTCAAGCTAGTGAGGGCAGAGGAGGCCAAGAATGAGGCTCACGTCAGCACCTTCATGGCTCTCAAGGCGGCCAAGTTCAAGTCCCCCAAGATCACGTTCTCAGGTTTCAAGAAGAAGGAAGGGGAACAAGCCGGGAACGTGGTCTCTTCGGCTGCCAGGACAGAGATGGCCTTGTTGGAAAAGGGGGAGAGGGACCAAGATGCCAAGCCAGAGACATCCAAGATCTCGCTGGGCTTCACCTCCAAGTCGAAGGGGGAATACAATGTGGAGAGAGGCGAGCTGGATGGCAGAGAGAAATCCCCTAAGTTCAAGTTCCCCAAGCTAGCCTTCAGCCCCAAAACCAGAGGAGTGCTAGAAGTCACTTCCgagcagcaggagagagggggctcctcccagggggaaggagagaaggggcCGGGGGCACTGGAGGGATTCAAGATTCGGACGCCCAAGCTGGGTTTCTCCACTCAGATGGAGGAGCAGatcccagaggagggagggggccaagtgaagccaatcaagggcgaGGTGATGGTGGGGAAATCGTCCCCCATCTGa
- the HIPK4 gene encoding homeodomain-interacting protein kinase 4, with protein MVTIESGNECFDVIEILGKGTFGEVVKSWRRSTGVMVAIKILKNDAYRRRIIKNELKLLQTMAGVDSEESHIIQFHKFFHDEMKFYLVFELLEQNLFDFQKENNFSPLPVKHIRTVTAQVLKALAKLKELSIIHTDLKPENIMLVDQMRYPFRVKVIDFGSASIFNEVRYVKEPYIQSRFYRAPEILLGLPFCEKVDMWSLGCIMAELHLGWPLYPGNNEYDQIRYICETQGMPKYSLLNVARKAHHFFKRNQHAELVTQWQLKSSSEYLAETKVKSVERRKHVLKSLEQMESVNIHKMIYPDNEALAEYFDLRSMVELIKRMLTWDSHERITPSAALKHPFISMQLLRLSYELTQYYQLCLRGFQESIKRESKDKQEVTFCSAMEEDTFYPAQEYFKEEEHVHGVPGLSSVQRTIDQMDDLSIAEPGREAAMNLLGEGTRMGASESSIPAEVAGMTLGHMGVHKATYQNPRLNHEQHQEPIQAYYGSRHGSSKHRKHPRHTKSDPTFGNLILLGQQSPGDTVRWENESNVGISPVASSLPEPSSLDDQRHPLSPTTKRAQPELPDPEPQLPSASTWLGGDDWLIERSGERAHIKSTLHHTPNRLQPYLQHIASHH; from the exons ATGGTAACGATCGAGTCGGGCAATGAATGTTTTGACGTCATAGAGATTTTGGGGAAAGGCACCTTTGGGGAAGTGGTGAAGAGCTGGCGGAGGAGCACGGGGGTGATGGTGGCCATCAAAATTCTGAAGAATGATGCCTATCGGCGCAGGATCATTAAAAATGAACTGAAGCTGCTGCAGACCATGGCGGGGGTGGACTCGGAGGAGTCACACATTATACAGTTCCACAAGTTCTTCCATGACGAGATGAAGTTCTACTTGGTCTTTGAGCTCTTGGAGCAAAATCTAtttgacttccagaaggagaacaATTTCTCTCCTCTGCCGGTCAAGCACATCCGGACAGTGACCGCCCAGGTGCTCAAAGCCCTGGCCAAGCTGAAGGAGCTTTCCATCATCCACACGGATCTGAAACCTGAGAACATAATGCTGGTTGACCAAATGAGGTACCCTTTCCGAGTCAAAGTGATTGACTTTGGGTCAGCCAGCATCTTCAATGAGGTGCGCTACGTCAAGGAGCCATACATCCAATCCCGGTTCTACCGGGCACCGGAGATCTTGCTGGGTCTCCCTTTCTGTGAGAAGGTGGACATGTGGTCTCTGGGCTGCATTATGGCAGAGCTGCACTTAGGTTGGCCCCTTTACCCGGGGAACAATGAGTATGACCAGATCAGGTACATCTGCGAGACCCAAGGGATGCCCAAGTACAGCCTGCTCAATGTAGCCAGGAAAGCTCACCACTTCTTCAAGAGAAACCAGCATGCTGAACTGGTAACCCAATGGCAGCTGAAATCCTCATCCGAGTACTTGGCAGAGACCAAGGTAAAATCTGTGGAGAGGAGGAAGCATGTTCTCAAGTCCCTGGAACAGATGGAGTCGGTGAACATCCACAAGATGATCTACCCAGACAATGAAGCCCTGGCTGAGTACTTCGACCTGAGAAGCATGGTGGAGTTGATCAAGAGGATGCTGACCTGGGACTCGCATGAGAGGATCACGCCAAGTGCAGCCCTGAAGCACCCTTTTATCTCCATGCAGCTGCTTAGACTGAGCTATGAACTCACCCAGTACTACCAGCTCTGCCTGCGGGGCTTCCAGGAGTCCATCAAGCGGGAGAGCAAGGACAAGCAGGAAGTGACTTTTTGCAGCGCCATGGAAGAAGACACCTTCTACCCAGCGCAGGAGTATTTCAAGGAGGAGGAGCATGTGCATGGCGTCCCTGGCCTCTCCAGCGTCCAGAGGACCATCGACCAGATGGACGATCTGAGCATCGCCGAGCCAGGCAGGGAGGCTGCCATGAACTTGTTAGGGGAAGGCACCAGGATGGGAGCGTCTGAGTCCTCCATTCCTGCTGAAGTGGCTGGCATGACCCTGGGCCACATGGGAGTGCACAAAGCCACTTACCAGAACCCACGGTTAAACCACGAGCAGCATCAGGAGCCGATCCAGGCCTATTACGGGAGCCGGCATGGCAGCTCCAAACACCGCAAGCACCCTCGTCACACCAAGTCCGACCCCACTTTTGGGAACTTGATCCTACTGGGACAGCAATCTCCTGGGGATACCGTCAGATGGGAAAATGAGAGCAATGTTGGCATCTCCCCTgttgcctcctccctcccagagccaagcaGCCTGGACGATCAGAGACATCCACTTTCTCCCACCACTAAG AGAGCCCAGCCGGAGCTGCCCGACCCCGAACCGCAGCTGCCCAGCGCCAGCACATGGCTGGGCGGTGATGACTGGCTGATTGAGAGGAGCGGGGAGAGAGCTCACATCAAGAGCACGCTCCACCACACGCCGAACAGGCTCCAGCCCTACCTGCAGCACATCGCGAGCCACCACTGA